In Sulfitobacter faviae, the genomic window CAAGTGGCCATTCAGGACCGGCTTCGCCATTTGCCTCAATGTCATCTATGAGGAAACGCATTTCGGAAATTTCGCGGTTTTGCGCCGTCACAATTTCCGAAGCCAGCGCCTCGACCCTTGGATCTGTCAGCTCGGCCCGTTCGCTTGTCATGATCGCAATGGAGTGGTGCGGAATCATCGCGCTCATCCAGCTTTCGTCCTGAATGGTCTCCTGGCTTCTCACGAGCCAGAGCGCGCCGGCGAACATCACGACAGACCCGAGAATGATCGCGGCGTTGACGCCCTTGTTCTTGTACATGTTCAACATGAAAAGGAGCATCACGGTCGCCATCGTCGCGCCCATGATGAACGTCATGTAAAATCGGGTTTCGCTCCAGTAGACATGTTCGAAGGAGTACGAGTTGATGTACATCAGGCCGAACATGATCGCAGTCGATGTGCCGACCATCGCCAGAAACCGGCCATAGGATGAACCTGAATGGCCTCCCGAATGTGCTGCACCTTCACTTGAACGGGTATCGGACCCGCCACGAGATTTCCCGATCGCATCTTCAGACATCTGATCTCTCCATCATGGATTCTATTTGTGGAGGAACAACATTCCAGCGCTGGAGGGTTTCAAGACGATATATCGAAACGGCATGAAACCCCATAAATGTCTGGCCCAGGCATCGTGCGTTACGGGTCTTTGGCCAGATCTTTCAGGATTGGACAATCGGGGCGGTGATCGCCCTGGCAGGCGTCAACGAGGTGAGCCAGGGTCTCTCGCATCGACTTGAGCTGGGCGATTTTTTCGTCAACGGCGGCCAGATGCTCTTGAGCGACAGCCTTGACCTGTGCACTTTCCCGCGTCTCATCTTCATAGAGATCAAGCAGCGTGCGGCAGTCTTCGATCGAGAACCCGAACGTCCTGGCGCGACCGAGAAATGCGAGCTTGTGGATGTCGCTGTCGCGAAAGGCGCGATAGCCGTTGTCGCTGCGCAAAGGCCGGACAAGGCCGATGTCTTCGTAGTAGCGGATTGTCTTCGCTGGCAAACCCGCGCGTTCTGATACTTCTCCGATGTTCACACCTGTCTCCTATTCTGCGGGCTGCGTTGCGAATTTCGTCTCCGCGTCGTGGGGCGGATCCTGTTCCGACATCGTCGCCTTGATCCGTCGCAGCCGCAGCGCGTTGGTCAGAACCGACACGGAGGACAGCGCCATGGCCCCGGCGGCAAACACCGGCGACAGGAGCAATCCAAAGGCCGGGTAAAGCGCGCCCGCCGCCACAGGGATCAGCGCGACGTTATAGCCAAAGGCCCAGATAAGGTTCTGCCGTATGTTGCGCATGGTCTTGCGCGACACGTCGATGGCATTCACCACGCCGCGCAGGTCGCCCGACATCAACACCACGTCGGCGCTTTCGATTGCGACATCCGTGCCGGTTCCGATGGCGATGCCGACATCGGCATGGGCCAGCGCTGGCGCGTCGTTGATGCCGTCTCCGACAAAGGCGATCTTGCTGTTCCCTTGCCGCAATTCGTCCAGGGCGGCGACTTTTCCATCCGGCAACACCCCTGCAATGACATGGTCGATCCCGACCTCGCGGGCGATGGCATCTGCCGTGGCCTTCTTGTCTCCGGTGATCATCGCGACCTTGATCCCTCGATCATGCAGAGCTGCGATCACTTCGGCGCTGGAGGATTTGACCGGGTCTGCCACGGCAATCACGGCCGCCAGGGATCCGTCCACCGCAGCATAAAGCGCGGTGCGTCCCTTTTCGGCCAAGGCCCTTTCGCGGTCTTCCAGCGGGCTGGTGTCAATGCCCTGCTGCACCATGAAGCGATCCGCACCGACATGAACCTTGCGGCCCTGGACAAGCGCCTCGACACCGTAGCCGGTCACGGACCGGAATTCCGTCGCATCGGGCCAGGACAGGCCTTCGCTCTTTGCGGACTGCACAATGGCCTCTGCCACCGGGTGCTCAGACTGCGCCTCGACAGATGCGATGAGGGCGAGTGTCTCTGCCCGGTCAAAGCCGTCGGCCGTGATGAGGTCTGTCAAACTGGGTTGCCCTTGCGTGACCGTCCCGGTCTTGTCCAATGCGACAACGCCAACTTCATCCAGATGTTGCAGCGCATCTCCCTTGCGGAAGAACACCCCCATCTCAGCCGCGCGTCCTGTCCCCACCATGATCGAGGTGGGCGTGGCCAACCCCATGGCGCAGGGGCACGCAATGATCAGAACGGAGACACCCGCCACAAGCGCAAAGGTCAGAGCCGGATCGGGACCGACCAGCAGCCAGACAACCACAGTCGCAAGCGCCAGAACCAGAACGGCAGGCACGAACCACATGGTCACGCGATCCACTAGGCCTTGGATCGGCAGCTTGGCCCCCTGAGCATCTTCGACCATGCGGATAATCTGCGCCAGCGTGGTATCCGCCCCGACTCGCGTCGCCGTTATGGTCAGGCTCCCGGTGCCGTTCACCGTGCCGCCGGTCACCGGTTCGCCAGCAGCCTTTGGCACGGCGAGGGGTTCACCGGTGATCATGCTTTCATCGACGTTGCTTGATCCTTCTGTGACCTCGCCATCGACAGGCAGCCTTTCACCGGGACGCACGAGGATCTGATCGCCGATCCGAAGTTCCTTGATGTCAACCTCGGTCGCCTGCCCCTCGCGCAGGACCCTGGCTGTCTTTGCCTGCAGACCAAGAAGGGCCTGAATGGCTGCACCGGTCTTGCCCTTGGCCCGCGCTTCAAGCCAGCGACCCAACAAGATCAGAACGACAATAACCGCCGCTGCTTCGAAATAGACGGCGCGCACACCGTCAGGCAGCACCTGTGGCAGGAAGGTCGCGACTACGGAATAAGTCCACGCCGCCCCGGTTCCCAGCGCGACAAGGCTGTTCATATCCGGAGCACGCTTGATCAACGCCGGAATGCCCTTCGCAAAGAACCTCCAACCCGGTCCGAACAGAACCACCGTGGCAAGCGCGAATTGGATCAGCCACGACGTTTGAATGCCGATTGTGCTCTCAATCAGGCCCTCAAAGCCGGGTATGGTGTGTTTTCCCATTTCCAGAACGAACACCGGAACGGTCAGGATCGCGGCAAGGATGACACGGCGCGCCAGCGCGTCGGCTTCTTCTGCCTTGCGGTCCGATCGGTCCTCGTGCGCATCGCTCTGCGCAATCTCGGCCGGGTATCCCGCCTCCGTACTGATCCGGGCAATCTCTTCCGGGGTGATGGCATCTGAAAGATACTCTACCACAGCCGTTTCGGTTGCTAGATTGACCGCCGCATTCAATAGGCCGGGTGTCCGTACAAGCGCCTGTTCAACCCGACCGACACAGGACGCGCAGGACATGGCGTCTACGTTCAGCGTGACGCGCGCCGTGCTTGCCGGGTAGCCGGCCTGCGACAGTGCCGCAACCGCTGCGCCCGTCGTGGCTGCATCATCCGTCTGAAACTGTGCCGTTTCACTCACCAGATTGACACTGACGTTCGAAAGGCCTGGAACCTCGCCGAGAGCCTTTTCAACCCTGCCCACACAGGACGCGCAGCTCATGCCGGAAACGGACAGACGTATCGTATTGGGGTCGGTCATGAGAGACTCCTCGGTTGAACTTACCCTGATATAGGGCTTCCAGTTGCTGGAAGCTCAAGAGAGTATCTCATTTATTTTTCTGATATTTGCTTGACCTTCCTCCCGATGGAACGACCAAGTCTGAGGTTGTACCAAAAATGGAGGCCTTCATGATTTTTTCCGTCCCGAAAATGAGCTGTGGACACTGTACATCCGCTATCGAAAGCGGCATCAAGGCAAAGGATCCATCAGCCGTTGTCACGTCCGATCTGGACCTTCGCCTTGTCACTGTCCAAAGCACATTGGAACAGGCCGCTGTGCGGCAAGCCATCGTTGACGCTGGCTACGACGCTTCAGCCGCGTAAGCTTGTCCTTATTCGGCGGCCCGTGCCTGATCGACAAGCTCGATCATCTGGTCCGCCTGGATCAGGCCCGGCGCAAGACTGTCGCCGATCACAAATGAAGGTGTGCCACTGAACCCCAGAGATTGCGCAAGCCGCATGGAAGTCTGTATGTGTTCTTCTATTTCCGGTCCGTTCATGTCGCTACGCAACTGTGCAACATCGAGGCCGATGTTTTCCGCAGTGCGGAGAATCGATGCTTCCTCTGCGCGTTCCTTCAGTTGCATCATGGCCCAATGAAACTCTTCATATTTGCCCTGGTTTCGGGACGCCAGCGCCGCGCGGGCGGCAAAAACCGACCCGTCCCCCAGAATGGGCCATTCCCGGTAAACGACCCTGACGTTGGGATCAGCGGCAAGCAATGCCTCCATTTCAGGTTTAACCCGGCGGCAATAGGGGCAGTTGTAGTCGAAGAATTCGACAACCGTGACATCGCCATCCGGATTGCCCAGAACGGGCGCATTGGGATCATTTTCAAGCGTGGCTTTTTCCGTATCGAGAACCTGCGCTGCGGCTTGCGCCTGCAACGCCTGCTGTTGCTGTTCGAACAACTGCGCGGCCTCGAACACGATGCCCGGATTCTCGCGGATGGCTTCCAGCACCAGTTCCTTGATCCGGTCTTCGTCCATGCCGTCTGCCGTCGCAGCGATGGGAAGCATTAACAGTGCGGTGGTAGCCAAGAATCTTTTCATTATCCGTCTCCTTGTGAGGCAATATCCTGGGCCGTGCGCTCGGCT contains:
- a CDS encoding DUF305 domain-containing protein, which encodes MSEDAIGKSRGGSDTRSSEGAAHSGGHSGSSYGRFLAMVGTSTAIMFGLMYINSYSFEHVYWSETRFYMTFIMGATMATVMLLFMLNMYKNKGVNAAIILGSVVMFAGALWLVRSQETIQDESWMSAMIPHHSIAIMTSERAELTDPRVEALASEIVTAQNREISEMRFLIDDIEANGEAGPEWPLGEADGPAEMEGLQEAIATPVIAGIRPAPLKAEEITRALGSDGQCRFIRAVNADPILVTDGAGNGVAKISGSLVNFTSQDTVTSGGVLSADGGQFTLAPGDADGEDATLLFELTGETPLTVGFTGYWTCNG
- the cueR gene encoding Cu(I)-responsive transcriptional regulator, coding for MNIGEVSERAGLPAKTIRYYEDIGLVRPLRSDNGYRAFRDSDIHKLAFLGRARTFGFSIEDCRTLLDLYEDETRESAQVKAVAQEHLAAVDEKIAQLKSMRETLAHLVDACQGDHRPDCPILKDLAKDP
- a CDS encoding heavy metal translocating P-type ATPase, which translates into the protein MTDPNTIRLSVSGMSCASCVGRVEKALGEVPGLSNVSVNLVSETAQFQTDDAATTGAAVAALSQAGYPASTARVTLNVDAMSCASCVGRVEQALVRTPGLLNAAVNLATETAVVEYLSDAITPEEIARISTEAGYPAEIAQSDAHEDRSDRKAEEADALARRVILAAILTVPVFVLEMGKHTIPGFEGLIESTIGIQTSWLIQFALATVVLFGPGWRFFAKGIPALIKRAPDMNSLVALGTGAAWTYSVVATFLPQVLPDGVRAVYFEAAAVIVVLILLGRWLEARAKGKTGAAIQALLGLQAKTARVLREGQATEVDIKELRIGDQILVRPGERLPVDGEVTEGSSNVDESMITGEPLAVPKAAGEPVTGGTVNGTGSLTITATRVGADTTLAQIIRMVEDAQGAKLPIQGLVDRVTMWFVPAVLVLALATVVVWLLVGPDPALTFALVAGVSVLIIACPCAMGLATPTSIMVGTGRAAEMGVFFRKGDALQHLDEVGVVALDKTGTVTQGQPSLTDLITADGFDRAETLALIASVEAQSEHPVAEAIVQSAKSEGLSWPDATEFRSVTGYGVEALVQGRKVHVGADRFMVQQGIDTSPLEDRERALAEKGRTALYAAVDGSLAAVIAVADPVKSSSAEVIAALHDRGIKVAMITGDKKATADAIAREVGIDHVIAGVLPDGKVAALDELRQGNSKIAFVGDGINDAPALAHADVGIAIGTGTDVAIESADVVLMSGDLRGVVNAIDVSRKTMRNIRQNLIWAFGYNVALIPVAAGALYPAFGLLLSPVFAAGAMALSSVSVLTNALRLRRIKATMSEQDPPHDAETKFATQPAE
- a CDS encoding heavy-metal-associated domain-containing protein: MIFSVPKMSCGHCTSAIESGIKAKDPSAVVTSDLDLRLVTVQSTLEQAAVRQAIVDAGYDASAA
- a CDS encoding DsbA family protein, with translation MKRFLATTALLMLPIAATADGMDEDRIKELVLEAIRENPGIVFEAAQLFEQQQQALQAQAAAQVLDTEKATLENDPNAPVLGNPDGDVTVVEFFDYNCPYCRRVKPEMEALLAADPNVRVVYREWPILGDGSVFAARAALASRNQGKYEEFHWAMMQLKERAEEASILRTAENIGLDVAQLRSDMNGPEIEEHIQTSMRLAQSLGFSGTPSFVIGDSLAPGLIQADQMIELVDQARAAE